The genomic DNA GAATAGGATTTTCAGCCAAACAATGGCGGAAAAATTGAAACAGTCCAGACAAGTTTCGGGGCTTTATACGAGGGTGAGGGTGGAGACAAATGGGGCAGAGCCGATCTCCAATTTGGAAAATATGGTTTTTACCCTGGATTACAAACTCCCCGGCTCAGGAATGGAAAACAAAATGATCACGGAGAATTTAGAATTTGTCCGGGATAGAAACGATAATTTGGATGAGATCAAATTCGTAATTAGAGATAGAAAGGATTTCGATAGAACTTTGGAAGTGATAGACGGTTTTAAATTAAAGGGAAATCTTCTGGCTTCTCCCGTATTCGGTGAGCTTGCTCCCGAAATCCTTGTAGATTGGATGAAAGAAAATAATAGAACGGATCTGCGTCTTTCTTTGCAGACCCATAAATATATTTGGGGAGAAAAAAGGGGAGTTTGATCTTGGACTCTACTTTGCAACTCAGTCTAGATTTCGAATCCGATTCTTCCAGCGGATTCAGGGGGGATTCCTGTTATCTCAAGGACGAACCAGAACTAGGTATTGGAAGGATAGAAAGTTCCGACTCAGGAAAATTCCATATCTATTTTCCATCTTCAGATACTAGAAAAACTGTTTCTGAAAATTCGAACAGACTGAAAATTATAGGTTCTTATCCGACAGCATTTACTGAATCATTTGCAGATCCTGAATTATTGGATCTAAGTCTCCAGGCATTCGAGTTAAAACTCACTCATGCGTATGACAAACTTTCCGCATTGTCCAATTCGAGAACCAGACTTCTTCCTCACCAGATTGAATCTACTTTTGTGGTGGTCAATTCTCTTCGACCTAGATTCATTTTGGCTGACGAGGTGGGGCTTGGCAAAACGATAGAAGCGGCTCTCGTTATGAAAGAGCTGATCTTTCGAAGAGGATACAAAAAGGTTTTGGTTGTCGCGCCTTCTCCGCTTCTTGTTCAATGGAAGCAGGAATTAAAAAATAAATTTAACGAAGACTTTGAGATCGTTAAACGTAGGAACTTCTTGGCTAGCGGAGAGAAGAACTGGAAGAATTTCAAACATGTAATCACTTCCGTAGACTTTATTAAAAATCCAAAATACGCCGAAGAGATCCTAAAAACAAAATGGGACATCGTAGTTTTTGACGAGGCGCATCGTTTAAGAAGGGACTATCATAAAGTTACAAGAGCTTATTTATTTGCTGAGAAGATCGCTAAAAAATGTGAATGTCTACTTCTTCTTACTGCAACGCCTTTTAGAGGAAAATTAGAAGAGCTGTATTATTTGGTTCACTTAGTCGATCCGAATTTGCTCGGACCATATCATACTTTTATAAATGATTATGTTCTCGGAAACAAGAGCGGATTAAAGGAGAAGATCTCCAAGGTTCTTTTAAGAAGAAGAAAAGTAGAAGTAGGTGGATTTACCAAAAGATTCGCCAAAACCGTAAAGATAGAGTTGTCCGATGTAGAGAGACAATTTTACAATGAAACCACTGAGTATGTCCGTAGGGAATATAATCTCGCAATGAGAACCCAAAATAGGGCCATCGGATTCGTGATGATCGTATTCCAAAAATTGTTGGATTCTTCCGTATTTGCACTTCTTTCTGCGTTGTCCAAGCGTAAATTTATGTTGGAGAACAGACTTCATCGTTTGCAAGCAGTCGGTAATAAATTAGAAGAATGGGATCTGGACGAAACAGAAGGTGTGGAAGACTTCGTTTCCGATTTGGACGAATCTGCTCCTTCCGATCTTGCAAATCTTAGAAGAGAGTTATTATCCTTAAATAGATTGATCCTTTTAGGAAAAAAGATCAAAGAAGATCGCAAAAGCCAGAAACTGAAAGAAACAATCGCGAAGCTCAAAAAAGAAGGGCATCCTAAATTTATAATATTCACTCAGTTCAGAAGCACCCAGGATTTTCTAGCCTCTACTTTGTCCGAGTATAAAGTCACATTATTCCATGGATCTTTAAGTGCGGACGCGAAAGAAGATGCTATTTCCGAATTTAGAAAAACTTCCGAAATATTGATCTGTACGGAAGCAGGCGGAGAAGGTCGTAATCTTCAGTTCGCAAACGTTTTATTTAATTATGATTTACCTTGGAGTCCTTTGAAAATTGAACAAAGGATCGGAAGAATTCACAGATTCGGTCAAAAGGATAACGTATTTATTTTTAACTTTGCTTCTAAGGACACAGTTGCAGAGAGGATTTTAGAGGTTCTATCCAATAAGATCAGGCTTTTTGAAGAATCTATCGGAGGTTCCGACGAGTTACTAGGAGCGATCGAAGATGAATTGGATTTTCATTCTAGCTTCATGAGATTTGTTACTGGAAATAAGAAGTTAAAAGAAGTAGAAGAGGAAATTGATCAAAGGATCAAGATCGCCAAAAAAGGTTTCGAAAAACTGGGCTCCTTGGTGACTCCTAAATTATTGGATTTTAATTTAGAAGATTATTATAAAACCACTCTGCAAGAAAGATCTTTCACCAACCAACACTTGGAGTCATTTTTCGTTAGATATGCTAAGAAATATTCAGATCGACTGAACTTTAAACTTAAGACATTAAAACCACAGGTGTATGAATTGGATGGGATCAATTACAAAGGTAAGAAAGCCACATTTAATTCTGAACTTGCTCTTGCAGATGATGGATTGGAATTTTTGGCATTCGGTCATCCTTTGATAGAAGAAGCAGTCCAATCCTTTCTAAGAGATAGATCCGGTTGGAAAGTAGGGTTTTACAGAACATCCGGTAATTTCTTATACTTTGTATTTATAGTAGAATTCAAATTTTCCTTAGACAGAAAAGAATTATTTGTGGTGGAAGTGAACCGACGAAGCGGAAGTTCTAAGTTATTAGAAAATCTGCCCGATACCGTAAGAGAGAACAGATTCAAATCTTCCGAAACAGAATTGCCCGGAGATACCGAAAAATATTTTGTGATGGCATGTGAGACCTTAGAACTCGCGTTAGAAGATAGAAAAAAAGAATTATACGAACAAACAAAAGATCTTTTCCAGAAAGAAGAATATAAGATCAGGAACAGCAACCAAAATACACTCCGCCAATTAGAAGAAAAACTAATGAGGCAAGAGGCTGCCTTCAAATGGGAAGGAAGACCCGAAAAAAAATCCGCGATGAATCGAACTAAAAACGAGATCCAAAAAGTAAAAGAGGATTTTGAGGTAGAATTGAGAAAGGTAAAGGTAGGAAAAGAGATCCACCATCGTTTCGAACTTTTCCAAGCCTATCTTCCAGGTTCAAACTGATCTAAAGGAAGAGTCGCTTCAAACATTCTATATCTCTGTTTTTACTGCTGGACATAGGCTGCCTCTATCCGCTTTTGTTAAACTACTCCGCCAAATATTCGGCCTTAGGAGACAGTTTACGTGAAATTATCCCTGGATTGGATTAACGATTTTACCCCTATTAAGGATGTGTCCCTCGAGGATATCCTGAAAAAAATTGCGGCTTCTATATGTGAAGTAGATGGGGTCGAAGATTATTTTTCTCATTTGGAGAAGGTCGTTTTAGTTAAGATCGAATCCTTAGAAAAACATCCTCAAGCAGACAAACTCCAAGTCGCCCAAGTCTCCGACGGCAAAAATAAGATCCAAATCGTTTCGGGTGCCCCTAATTTAAAAGTAGGGGACTTGGTCCCATTGGCTATTCCAGGTGCAGAGTTAGGAGATAAAAAAATCATAGAGTCCGAGCTTCGTGGAGTAAAAAGTTCCGGAATGCTTTGTTCCGAGAAAGAACTTGGTCTCTCGGAAGAAGATGCAGGTGTTATGGTCCTGGACGATCTTGAAGCAAAACCTGGCCAGAACTTACGAGATTACTTTGGATTTAGAGATACTATTTTAGATATTGATAATAAATCCATTACACATCGTCCGGATTTATGGAGCCATTTTGGATTCGCAAGAGAACTTGCGGCTCAATTAAATTTACCGATCAAATTTAATCCTTTTGAGACAAATTGGGATTTTTCCAAAGACGTTGTTTCTCCGAATGTAAAAGAAACGGATTACGCACATTCTTATTATTCTTCTTCCATCGAAGGAATTCAGATCAAACCTTCTAACAAAACTATTCGTTCCCGTTTGAAAAAATGCGGAGTGAGAGTGATAAATAACGTAGTGGATGTTTCAAATTATTTACTATTGGAAGCGGGACAACCTACACATTTCTTCGATTCGGATAAATTGTCTGCTCAAGGCGGGATCGAATTAGAAGTAGATTATGCAAAGAAGGACGAAAGTTTTCCTCTTCTAGACGAAACTTCTCCTAAGCTTGATCCTGAAATATTGATTATTCGGAACTCTAAAAAAGGAGTGGCGATCGCAGGTGTGATGGGTGGTGCGGATACTGCAGTAGATTCTAATTCCAAAAAAATAATTTTAGAATCTGCAGTTTTTCCAAGAGAGTTTGTTCGTAAATCCATTCGAAAAACAGGAATTCGCTCCGAGTCTTCTGTTCGTTACGAGAAGGGTCTGGAAGCGACAACTACACTTCCGATCGTGAAAAGAGCATTAAATCTTTTAAAGGAAAATGGATGTCCCGATCTGAAAGCGAGCCTTCCCTCCGGATACATTCATACTGCTGATAAAAAAGTAGAGATCGAGGTCAGTCTAAGTTTCTTGAATAAAAAACTCGGAACAGAGATTGATCAATCTACTTCGGATAAAATCTTAAAACAACTTTCCTTCTCCACAGAATGGAAAGGGGAAACTGTTAAGGTTCTTGTTCCTAAATACAGACATAATTACGATATCACCATTCCGGAAGATATAGTAGAAGAGATCGGTCGCACTTTGGGATATGCATCTATTCCAGTTCGCCCATTAGCTTCGGATGTAAAACCTCCTACCCGTAATTTCTCCAGAGAGCTGGAGAAACATCTAAAAAGGGCGTTCTCTCAAAATCTGGGATACAACGAAGTATTCAATTATTCTTATGCTTCCTCCAAGGATAATTCTTTCGAAGAAGAAGTAAAAGATTCTATCAAGATTTTAAATGCGATGCCCGATGAGCAGGCGTATTTAAGGACTTCTTTATATCCTTCTCTTTTGAAAAATATCAGACTCAATGGTGATCGTTTTGAAAAACTAAGAATTTTCGAATTCGGGCGCACTTATAAAAAAGCAGAAGAACCTTTCAACGAATCTAAATGGTTTGTTTGGGCGGTTTCTTTCGGTAGGAAGTCCAACGAGAAGGATCTAAACGTTTTAGAGTCCGATTTCCTGGAAGTTAGGACCGGTGTCGAAAAAGTATTAAGACATTTAAATTTACGAGAGATCGAATGGAAGATAGATGAAAAAAGCTATTTCCATCCTAAGGCTTCCCTATCCTTATTTGTTTCCGATAAAAAAGTCGGGGAGTTAGGATACGCCCATCCTGCTGCTTTGGATACTGCCGATATCAAAAAGAGAGTTATTTTAGGAAGATTCGAATTTGCTTCTTTACTGGAAGTTTGGACCCAAGATCGAAACAAAAATTATTTTGCTGCTCCTTCTCATTTCCCTCAAACTGAGATAGATCTTTCTTTAGTTATGGATTTGAATGAATCTTCTTCTAAATTTAGCGATGCTGCATTGAAGGAAAAATTCCCTGAGCTCCAGGATATAAAAGTTACCGTCGTCTTTACCGGCGGAAATCTCCCGGAAAACAAAAAGTCCGTTTCTTA from Leptospira hartskeerlii includes the following:
- the pheT gene encoding phenylalanine--tRNA ligase subunit beta, whose translation is MKLSLDWINDFTPIKDVSLEDILKKIAASICEVDGVEDYFSHLEKVVLVKIESLEKHPQADKLQVAQVSDGKNKIQIVSGAPNLKVGDLVPLAIPGAELGDKKIIESELRGVKSSGMLCSEKELGLSEEDAGVMVLDDLEAKPGQNLRDYFGFRDTILDIDNKSITHRPDLWSHFGFARELAAQLNLPIKFNPFETNWDFSKDVVSPNVKETDYAHSYYSSSIEGIQIKPSNKTIRSRLKKCGVRVINNVVDVSNYLLLEAGQPTHFFDSDKLSAQGGIELEVDYAKKDESFPLLDETSPKLDPEILIIRNSKKGVAIAGVMGGADTAVDSNSKKIILESAVFPREFVRKSIRKTGIRSESSVRYEKGLEATTTLPIVKRALNLLKENGCPDLKASLPSGYIHTADKKVEIEVSLSFLNKKLGTEIDQSTSDKILKQLSFSTEWKGETVKVLVPKYRHNYDITIPEDIVEEIGRTLGYASIPVRPLASDVKPPTRNFSRELEKHLKRAFSQNLGYNEVFNYSYASSKDNSFEEEVKDSIKILNAMPDEQAYLRTSLYPSLLKNIRLNGDRFEKLRIFEFGRTYKKAEEPFNESKWFVWAVSFGRKSNEKDLNVLESDFLEVRTGVEKVLRHLNLREIEWKIDEKSYFHPKASLSLFVSDKKVGELGYAHPAALDTADIKKRVILGRFEFASLLEVWTQDRNKNYFAAPSHFPQTEIDLSLVMDLNESSSKFSDAALKEKFPELQDIKVTVVFTGGNLPENKKSVSYRFKLLSQDKNLTQERIKEITDRLIQIANSSGYPLR
- a CDS encoding DEAD/DEAH box helicase, which produces MDSTLQLSLDFESDSSSGFRGDSCYLKDEPELGIGRIESSDSGKFHIYFPSSDTRKTVSENSNRLKIIGSYPTAFTESFADPELLDLSLQAFELKLTHAYDKLSALSNSRTRLLPHQIESTFVVVNSLRPRFILADEVGLGKTIEAALVMKELIFRRGYKKVLVVAPSPLLVQWKQELKNKFNEDFEIVKRRNFLASGEKNWKNFKHVITSVDFIKNPKYAEEILKTKWDIVVFDEAHRLRRDYHKVTRAYLFAEKIAKKCECLLLLTATPFRGKLEELYYLVHLVDPNLLGPYHTFINDYVLGNKSGLKEKISKVLLRRRKVEVGGFTKRFAKTVKIELSDVERQFYNETTEYVRREYNLAMRTQNRAIGFVMIVFQKLLDSSVFALLSALSKRKFMLENRLHRLQAVGNKLEEWDLDETEGVEDFVSDLDESAPSDLANLRRELLSLNRLILLGKKIKEDRKSQKLKETIAKLKKEGHPKFIIFTQFRSTQDFLASTLSEYKVTLFHGSLSADAKEDAISEFRKTSEILICTEAGGEGRNLQFANVLFNYDLPWSPLKIEQRIGRIHRFGQKDNVFIFNFASKDTVAERILEVLSNKIRLFEESIGGSDELLGAIEDELDFHSSFMRFVTGNKKLKEVEEEIDQRIKIAKKGFEKLGSLVTPKLLDFNLEDYYKTTLQERSFTNQHLESFFVRYAKKYSDRLNFKLKTLKPQVYELDGINYKGKKATFNSELALADDGLEFLAFGHPLIEEAVQSFLRDRSGWKVGFYRTSGNFLYFVFIVEFKFSLDRKELFVVEVNRRSGSSKLLENLPDTVRENRFKSSETELPGDTEKYFVMACETLELALEDRKKELYEQTKDLFQKEEYKIRNSNQNTLRQLEEKLMRQEAAFKWEGRPEKKSAMNRTKNEIQKVKEDFEVELRKVKVGKEIHHRFELFQAYLPGSN
- a CDS encoding 7-carboxy-7-deazaguanine synthase QueE; translated protein: MKSVVHEIYLSVSGEGISTGLPTIFVRFAGCSLRCGMDGNRKLWCDTPYALSPNAGKQMELEDVISEIGSISSSPTQILLTGGEPLENSNRIFSQTMAEKLKQSRQVSGLYTRVRVETNGAEPISNLENMVFTLDYKLPGSGMENKMITENLEFVRDRNDNLDEIKFVIRDRKDFDRTLEVIDGFKLKGNLLASPVFGELAPEILVDWMKENNRTDLRLSLQTHKYIWGEKRGV